In Syntrophomonadaceae bacterium, one DNA window encodes the following:
- a CDS encoding 2-oxoglutarate ferredoxin oxidoreductase subunit beta → MASRVDALATKYLRPRKIPSTACGGCGLGQVHKQVIKAVDELGLGLDDIVWGTGIGCAGRQTFNTWKGDNFAGTHGRAYVIATGLKLALPPDKKIILTVGDGDAFSIGLAHLMNCARRNVGMTVIVLDNLGYMSTGGQYGVSTPKGIKTDSSPYGMYEPNWLQKGAGLMGMLREAGATFLARHTSIQGPVVVESVKKALLNNGFSLVQVIYPCVTNFSGVAFGSRDPLVAYRWLKEHTVGMHDETTKETCFRTGIYHDASNTRIEYSELQRGVVSDIQRREYQ, encoded by the coding sequence ATGGCCAGCAGAGTTGATGCTTTAGCAACGAAATATTTAAGACCGAGGAAAATCCCCAGTACTGCTTGCGGCGGATGCGGTTTGGGCCAGGTCCACAAGCAGGTTATTAAGGCTGTTGATGAATTGGGCTTGGGTCTCGATGACATCGTCTGGGGGACCGGGATTGGCTGCGCCGGCCGGCAGACCTTCAATACCTGGAAGGGGGACAACTTCGCCGGCACTCATGGAAGGGCCTACGTTATTGCAACCGGCCTGAAGCTGGCCTTACCACCGGATAAAAAAATAATACTGACAGTGGGGGACGGAGATGCTTTCAGCATTGGTTTGGCTCACCTGATGAATTGCGCCCGGAGAAATGTCGGCATGACCGTTATTGTTTTGGATAACCTGGGTTACATGTCAACCGGAGGACAGTATGGCGTCTCGACACCAAAAGGAATAAAGACTGACAGCAGCCCTTACGGCATGTATGAACCAAACTGGCTGCAAAAAGGCGCCGGGCTGATGGGGATGCTGCGGGAAGCCGGGGCAACCTTCCTGGCCAGACATACCAGTATCCAGGGTCCTGTGGTGGTGGAAAGCGTCAAAAAGGCCTTGTTGAATAACGGTTTTTCCCTGGTGCAGGTGATTTATCCGTGTGTCACCAACTTTTCCGGTGTTGCCTTCGGGTCGAGGGATCCGCTGGTGGCTTACAGGTGGCTTAAGGAACATACTGTGGGTATGCATGATGAAACCACCAAAGAAACCTGCTTCCGGACCGGTATCTACCATGATGCCTCCAACACCCGGATTGAGTACTCAGAGCTGCAAAGAGGTGTGGTATCAGATATCCAAAGGAGGGAATATCAATAA
- a CDS encoding 2-oxoacid:acceptor oxidoreductase family protein, translating to MAKRVEVLVSGFGGQGVVRIGQAVSKASVSQGYFTTMLVSHGTETRGGYVRTQTVMSEDEIDSPVVENPDFFIALSKAAYNRFKHLVKKGVVIYDPSYVDALDEELAAKIKHVPLNARDLAVQKFGKELFNNSIIMGYLAKNMEGIIDKEILVQSMLESVPKFHAENKAAFDFGYSLDI from the coding sequence ATGGCCAAGCGAGTAGAAGTGCTTGTGAGCGGTTTTGGCGGGCAGGGTGTGGTCAGGATTGGCCAGGCAGTAAGTAAGGCTTCTGTTAGCCAGGGATATTTTACCACCATGCTGGTCAGCCATGGAACCGAGACCAGGGGCGGGTATGTCCGCACCCAAACCGTGATGTCTGAAGATGAAATCGACAGCCCGGTGGTCGAAAACCCCGATTTCTTTATCGCCCTTTCCAAGGCAGCCTACAACCGCTTTAAGCATCTAGTGAAAAAGGGAGTTGTGATCTACGACCCGTCCTATGTCGATGCCCTTGACGAAGAACTGGCGGCAAAAATAAAGCATGTGCCGCTCAACGCCAGAGACCTGGCTGTCCAAAAATTCGGCAAGGAACTTTTTAACAATTCCATAATCATGGGTTATCTGGCCAAAAACATGGAAGGCATTATTGACAAGGAAATCCTGGTGCAGTCCATGCTGGAAAGTGTCCCTAAATTCCACGCCGAAAATAAGGCTGCCTTCGACTTTGGCTATTCCCTGGATATTTAG
- the sucC gene encoding ADP-forming succinate--CoA ligase subunit beta, giving the protein MKLYEYEGKSLFAARGIPVPMGFVAETPEDAKVQAGKIGRPVVIKSQILQGGRGKAGGIKFANTPEEASIISQDIIGAKLKSEQIKKILIEEKLDIAKEYYLSITIDAPSASPIIIASSAGGVDIEEIAQQSPEKIVMEKVNIFRGLLPYQARRVCYKMGLAGVEAIKIADVIVRLYQIFRQYDAELVEINPLVITGDGQIIAADAKVNIYDNALYRQKQFTRKREHFEREEEFQAAEIGLGYIKLEGNIGICCAGAGLTMMTLDLINYHGGRAANFLEFGGAQYKNAYNALNLVLQDPAVKVVLINVFGLIARADVISQGLAEAVKILKPSVPLVASIRGTGEEEGHRILKEQIGLTAFKDAEEAVKEAIKIAGGGSCGNLAC; this is encoded by the coding sequence ATGAAGCTTTATGAATATGAAGGCAAGAGTCTCTTTGCTGCCCGGGGAATCCCGGTGCCAATGGGATTTGTGGCGGAAACTCCGGAGGATGCTAAGGTGCAAGCCGGCAAGATTGGCAGGCCGGTAGTGATCAAGTCTCAAATCCTGCAGGGCGGCAGGGGTAAGGCTGGAGGAATTAAATTTGCCAATACACCTGAGGAGGCTTCCATCATCAGCCAGGATATTATTGGCGCCAAATTAAAGTCAGAGCAAATCAAAAAGATTCTGATAGAAGAAAAACTTGACATCGCAAAGGAGTATTACCTGTCGATCACCATTGACGCCCCTTCGGCCAGTCCTATTATTATCGCCAGTTCAGCCGGCGGGGTCGACATTGAGGAAATAGCCCAGCAATCCCCGGAAAAGATCGTGATGGAAAAAGTAAACATTTTTCGGGGGTTATTGCCGTACCAAGCCAGGCGGGTTTGCTACAAAATGGGCTTAGCGGGTGTTGAGGCCATCAAGATTGCTGATGTGATCGTGCGCCTTTACCAGATTTTCCGCCAGTACGACGCCGAACTGGTTGAAATTAACCCGTTAGTGATCACTGGCGATGGTCAAATAATTGCGGCTGATGCCAAGGTAAACATTTATGACAATGCACTATACCGCCAGAAACAATTCACCAGGAAAAGGGAGCATTTTGAACGGGAAGAGGAATTTCAGGCCGCTGAGATTGGCCTGGGCTATATCAAACTGGAGGGCAATATTGGCATCTGCTGTGCCGGGGCGGGCTTAACCATGATGACCCTTGATTTGATAAACTATCATGGCGGCAGGGCAGCCAACTTTTTGGAGTTTGGGGGAGCTCAGTATAAAAACGCTTACAATGCCCTTAATCTGGTGCTGCAAGACCCGGCAGTAAAGGTTGTGCTGATAAATGTTTTTGGTTTAATTGCCAGAGCGGACGTTATCAGTCAAGGTTTAGCCGAGGCAGTGAAAATTTTAAAACCCTCTGTACCTTTGGTTGCTTCCATCAGGGGCACAGGTGAGGAGGAAGGCCACAGGATTTTGAAGGAACAAATCGGACTGACAGCTTTTAAGGATGCCGAGGAAGCTGTTAAGGAGGCAATAAAGATTGCAGGAGGTGGATCTTGTGGGAATCTTGCTTGCTAG
- the sucD gene encoding succinate--CoA ligase subunit alpha has translation MGILLARDTKVLVQGITGSEGTFWTQRMLEAGTKIVAGVTPGREGQTVHGVPVYNTVSAAVKEYGAEASVVFVPPALTKDAAFEALEAGIRLLVLLADGVPVQDSMEIRSYAKELEAVAIGPNTAGMATVGQGMLGFVPVWLDYVYRPGNIGIVTRSGSLTNEVASHIIAAGYGMSSSVGLGGDPVPCTRTVEIMELFEQDTKTKALVIVGEVGGTMEEEAAELIKSGGFTKPVVAYMAGRTAPPGKKMGHAGAIISMGKGSVQGKEKALLEAGALVATKPSEVGELLKKVMLSAG, from the coding sequence GTGGGAATCTTGCTTGCTAGAGACACCAAGGTATTGGTACAAGGCATTACCGGGAGCGAAGGTACTTTCTGGACCCAGCGGATGCTTGAGGCCGGGACGAAGATTGTTGCCGGGGTAACACCGGGGAGGGAAGGCCAGACAGTGCACGGAGTGCCTGTTTACAACACTGTAAGTGCAGCCGTTAAGGAGTATGGCGCAGAAGCCTCTGTTGTTTTCGTCCCGCCGGCGCTGACAAAAGATGCGGCTTTCGAAGCCCTTGAGGCAGGAATCCGGTTGCTAGTACTGCTGGCGGACGGCGTTCCAGTTCAGGATTCCATGGAGATCAGGTCTTACGCCAAGGAGTTAGAGGCGGTGGCGATTGGCCCCAACACGGCTGGCATGGCAACCGTGGGGCAGGGAATGCTGGGATTTGTGCCGGTTTGGCTGGATTACGTCTACCGGCCCGGAAATATCGGCATTGTCACCAGAAGCGGCAGCCTGACTAACGAGGTGGCCTCCCATATCATTGCGGCAGGCTACGGGATGAGCAGCTCCGTAGGTTTGGGTGGCGACCCTGTTCCATGTACCAGGACAGTGGAAATAATGGAATTATTCGAGCAGGATACAAAGACCAAAGCCTTGGTGATAGTTGGCGAGGTTGGCGGAACCATGGAGGAAGAAGCAGCCGAGCTAATCAAGAGCGGCGGTTTCACCAAACCGGTTGTTGCATACATGGCTGGGCGCACAGCACCGCCCGGAAAGAAAATGGGCCATGCCGGGGCAATTATTTCCATGGGCAAGGGCTCGGTTCAGGGAAAAGAAAAAGCACTTTTGGAGGCTGGCGCCCTGGTAGCCACGAAACCCTCCGAAGTAGGTGAGTTGTTGAAAAAAGTCATGTTGTCGGCCGGCTAA
- a CDS encoding CoA transferase, which produces MGGPLAGITVLDLTKILAGPFCTMQLADFGANVIKVEPLGIGDEARSIGPHVYGESAYFVSINRNKKSIALNIKHPRGKKLFQDMVRKTDILVENFRPGTMERLGLSYKDLLAINPSLIYATCSGFGQTGPYAPRPAYDATVQAMGGLMYVTGEKGGSPTRVGISISDLTAGLYLAIGVLLALVHRQKTGEGQFVDVAMLDCQVALMENHISRFFVVGKTPEPIGNRYASFAPFGCFETKDGFITIAASNDKLWSILCKTIGRKDLIKDPRFQTNTDRLSNNTQISILLEEALKLKTTKEWVQIFNEVGVPNGPVNTVADLANDPQILAREMIVPLEQPHLGKTRVSGVPVKLAKTPGKIKSHAPLLGEHTVQVLKELLGLSDAEIKQLKQEWVIEEVNV; this is translated from the coding sequence ATGGGTGGACCACTTGCGGGCATAACTGTCCTAGACTTGACTAAAATTCTGGCGGGACCCTTCTGTACCATGCAATTAGCGGATTTCGGGGCAAATGTGATTAAGGTTGAGCCGTTAGGCATCGGAGATGAGGCCCGCAGCATTGGCCCTCATGTTTACGGCGAAAGTGCTTATTTTGTCAGCATCAATAGAAACAAAAAGAGCATAGCCTTAAACATAAAACACCCGCGGGGGAAAAAACTGTTCCAAGACATGGTGCGGAAGACTGACATCCTGGTGGAGAATTTTCGCCCCGGAACTATGGAAAGGCTCGGCCTAAGCTACAAAGATCTCCTGGCGATAAACCCCAGCCTGATTTATGCGACCTGCTCTGGTTTCGGCCAAACCGGTCCCTATGCCCCAAGGCCTGCCTACGACGCTACAGTACAGGCCATGGGCGGTCTGATGTATGTAACCGGTGAAAAGGGAGGCAGTCCAACCAGAGTCGGCATTTCTATCAGCGACCTGACAGCCGGGCTTTACCTGGCTATAGGCGTTTTATTGGCGTTGGTTCACCGTCAAAAGACTGGCGAAGGGCAGTTTGTTGATGTGGCTATGCTGGACTGCCAGGTGGCTTTAATGGAAAACCATATCTCCCGCTTTTTTGTAGTAGGCAAAACCCCGGAACCGATTGGAAACAGATACGCTTCCTTTGCTCCTTTCGGGTGCTTTGAGACCAAGGACGGTTTTATTACCATAGCGGCAAGCAACGACAAACTATGGAGCATCCTATGTAAAACAATCGGCAGAAAAGACTTGATTAAGGATCCTCGTTTCCAGACAAATACCGACCGGCTGAGCAACAATACCCAGATATCCATCCTGTTGGAAGAAGCTTTAAAACTAAAGACAACCAAAGAGTGGGTGCAAATATTTAACGAAGTAGGGGTTCCCAACGGCCCTGTCAATACTGTGGCCGACCTGGCCAACGACCCTCAAATCCTGGCGCGGGAAATGATAGTCCCCCTGGAACAGCCCCATTTGGGAAAGACCAGGGTTTCTGGGGTGCCTGTCAAGCTTGCCAAAACCCCCGGAAAAATAAAAAGCCACGCTCCGTTGCTGGGAGAGCACACGGTTCAGGTATTGAAAGAATTATTAGGTCTTTCTGATGCTGAAATCAAGCAGTTAAAACAAGAATGGGTTATTGAGGAAGTCAATGTTTAA
- a CDS encoding M20 family metallopeptidase, translating into MAIDKNKPESIMQLIDAAEVIKVARDLIRIPSPNPPGNEAKVAEYIVSFMNSKGIKTHIQKVLPDRYNVVARLTGQGYSAPLLFSSHMDVVPVSSYEAKRWWCDPFGGEVLNGFLYGRGAADAKGGLAAVMVAMGTLADHRVQPPGDIILAATVDEENLMRGAKALVNSSLISGVSRVICCEPTNLEVQVSCKGRMWAEITVFGQTAHASVRGAGINAIHRALKLMSKIENYELSHHRHPDLGESFWQTTMIQGGVERGIIPDHCTLNVDVRLVPGQTPDDIWKEMEGIFAAIRQEIPDFNAGISELERREPWEICRDDQIVRALANSCQMLKIPLVFSGYIGTAECTIYRRAGVEGTIFGPGILDNNAYKENEKVSLEQLVQASKVYAATMLKWEFD; encoded by the coding sequence ATGGCTATTGATAAGAACAAACCCGAAAGTATTATGCAATTAATTGATGCGGCTGAGGTTATTAAAGTTGCCCGGGATTTAATAAGAATACCCAGCCCAAACCCTCCAGGAAATGAGGCTAAAGTTGCAGAGTATATTGTAAGCTTTATGAATTCAAAAGGGATTAAAACCCATATTCAGAAAGTGCTTCCTGACAGATATAATGTCGTTGCCCGGTTAACAGGCCAAGGCTATTCAGCCCCCTTGCTGTTTTCCAGTCATATGGATGTAGTCCCGGTTAGTTCTTATGAGGCAAAAAGATGGTGGTGCGACCCCTTTGGTGGGGAAGTGTTAAATGGATTTTTGTACGGGAGGGGCGCTGCAGATGCCAAGGGTGGGTTGGCAGCGGTGATGGTGGCGATGGGGACACTGGCTGATCATAGAGTTCAGCCACCCGGTGACATTATCCTTGCGGCAACTGTTGATGAAGAGAACTTGATGAGGGGTGCTAAAGCACTTGTTAATAGCTCGCTGATTTCCGGTGTATCCAGGGTTATTTGTTGTGAACCAACAAATTTGGAAGTGCAGGTTTCATGCAAGGGGAGGATGTGGGCTGAAATAACAGTTTTCGGGCAAACCGCTCATGCGTCTGTTCGCGGAGCAGGAATAAACGCCATTCACAGAGCATTAAAACTGATGTCTAAGATAGAAAATTATGAGTTATCCCATCACAGGCACCCTGATCTGGGAGAGTCCTTCTGGCAGACTACGATGATCCAAGGCGGGGTTGAAAGGGGCATCATTCCTGATCACTGCACTTTAAATGTGGATGTACGGTTGGTACCTGGGCAAACGCCGGATGATATCTGGAAAGAAATGGAAGGTATTTTTGCGGCAATCAGGCAAGAAATCCCTGATTTCAATGCTGGCATAAGTGAACTGGAGCGTAGAGAACCATGGGAGATCTGCAGGGATGACCAAATTGTCAGAGCTTTAGCAAATTCCTGCCAAATGCTAAAGATCCCCCTGGTCTTTTCGGGATATATTGGGACAGCAGAATGTACAATATACCGCAGGGCGGGAGTTGAGGGAACAATTTTTGGTCCCGGTATCCTTGATAATAACGCATATAAAGAGAATGAAAAGGTGTCCTTAGAGCAGCTTGTTCAAGCGTCTAAAGTGTATGCGGCCACCATGTTAAAATGGGAATTTGATTGA
- a CDS encoding PocR ligand-binding domain-containing protein, translating into MENNGLDLLHYIEQDKMLQIIESFKQATDIVIDINDNLGFPLVEHDYFVGFCKYVRSTEKGFRQCIESNALVGYHSANKGQVVISPCHAGPLLMALPVMLEGVFLGSITCCSILLQEPDELAVNKLQKVAGELELDENKLIRSYKEINVISHEKCTAISNMIQLIINYVTELIYRSKRQEGHYTRELNSILKDKTKTELENKLRLAELKNLQSQIQPHFLFNTLNTLTGLVTLNENQKALDVAYSLSEILRYNLDSCGELVTLRDELRNVENYLQIKKIRFGSRLNYSFQVAAELLDVEMPYLTLQPLVENACVHGLEPKEGDGYIQISADKVGDKVELVIEDNGLGIPDELLRDFPKSLKGLNQKGSIGLINVHSRLQLCFGWEFGVKLFRKRGVTRVLLLLPFR; encoded by the coding sequence GTGGAGAATAACGGCTTAGACCTTCTGCATTATATTGAACAGGATAAAATGCTGCAGATTATTGAAAGCTTTAAGCAAGCCACTGATATAGTAATTGATATTAACGATAACCTGGGGTTTCCTCTGGTTGAGCATGATTATTTCGTCGGTTTTTGTAAATATGTCAGGTCAACGGAAAAGGGCTTCAGGCAGTGTATTGAGTCAAACGCACTTGTCGGGTACCATTCGGCCAATAAAGGGCAAGTTGTTATATCACCTTGTCACGCAGGGCCGCTGTTAATGGCTTTGCCTGTAATGCTGGAGGGCGTATTCTTGGGTTCTATTACCTGCTGCTCCATTCTCCTGCAGGAGCCGGATGAATTAGCAGTCAATAAGCTGCAAAAAGTGGCGGGTGAATTGGAACTGGATGAAAATAAGCTTATTCGATCCTATAAAGAAATCAATGTAATCAGCCATGAAAAATGTACCGCCATATCTAACATGATTCAGCTGATCATTAATTACGTTACAGAGTTAATATATAGAAGCAAAAGGCAAGAGGGCCATTATACACGCGAACTGAATTCGATTTTAAAAGATAAGACAAAGACCGAGCTGGAGAACAAACTGCGCCTGGCCGAACTAAAAAATCTCCAGTCCCAAATTCAGCCACATTTCCTTTTTAATACCCTAAACACCTTAACCGGCTTGGTCACCCTTAACGAAAACCAAAAAGCTCTGGATGTGGCCTATTCCCTTTCAGAAATTTTACGTTATAACCTGGATAGTTGCGGGGAACTTGTTACATTGCGGGATGAGCTGCGCAATGTAGAAAATTACTTGCAGATAAAAAAGATCAGATTTGGCAGCAGGCTCAATTATTCCTTCCAAGTGGCGGCTGAATTGTTGGATGTAGAGATGCCTTACCTGACCCTGCAACCTTTGGTTGAGAATGCCTGTGTTCACGGTTTAGAGCCAAAAGAAGGAGATGGGTATATCCAGATATCTGCTGATAAGGTGGGAGATAAGGTTGAATTGGTGATTGAAGATAACGGCTTAGGTATTCCGGATGAATTGCTCAGGGATTTCCCAAAGTCTTTGAAAGGACTAAACCAGAAAGGCAGTATTGGTCTGATTAATGTGCACAGCAGGTTGCAGCTTTGTTTTGGATGGGAATTTGGAGTAAAGCTGTTCAGAAAGAGAGGAGTTACCAGGGTTTTGCTTCTGCTTCCTTTTAGATAG
- a CDS encoding response regulator, protein MMYKILIVEDEELERMVYRRQLENSCLPVEVADEAASGKEALWMLKQTNPQIILMDIKMPGMDGLETARIIREMNYEVEIVFITAYSLFSYSSLAIRLRAADYLLKPVRPQDLIAAVQRVIKLIEEKRRPHHTEPSQRYTYKCVDEHVDNSLIINQLKDYINENYAQKLTLNTLAKIAHYNPSYISSLFKKETGQGITDYITELRLNKARELLLDTSMSIDEIADSIGLNNNSYMTALFKKKVGMNPSDYRRFSKAEAAKT, encoded by the coding sequence ATGATGTATAAGATACTTATTGTCGAAGACGAGGAACTGGAAAGGATGGTATATCGTAGGCAGTTAGAAAATAGCTGCCTGCCAGTTGAAGTCGCCGATGAAGCAGCAAGCGGAAAAGAAGCACTGTGGATGCTGAAACAAACCAATCCTCAGATCATTTTGATGGATATAAAAATGCCTGGCATGGACGGGCTTGAAACTGCCAGGATTATCAGAGAAATGAATTATGAAGTAGAGATTGTTTTTATAACTGCTTACAGTCTGTTTTCTTATTCAAGTCTAGCTATTAGACTTAGAGCAGCCGATTATTTATTAAAACCTGTTCGCCCCCAAGACTTGATTGCTGCCGTGCAAAGGGTTATTAAGCTGATTGAAGAAAAGAGAAGGCCCCACCACACAGAACCATCCCAGAGATATACCTACAAGTGCGTTGATGAGCATGTTGACAATAGTTTGATAATCAATCAACTGAAAGATTATATAAATGAAAATTATGCTCAGAAGTTAACACTAAACACCCTGGCTAAAATAGCGCACTACAACCCTTCATATATCAGCTCCCTGTTTAAAAAGGAAACCGGCCAGGGCATTACTGATTATATCACCGAGTTAAGATTGAATAAAGCGAGAGAACTCCTGTTGGATACATCCATGTCAATTGATGAAATAGCGGATAGCATCGGTTTAAATAACAACAGTTACATGACTGCTTTATTTAAAAAGAAGGTGGGAATGAATCCTTCTGATTATCGAAGATTTTCTAAGGCTGAGGCTGCTAAAACCTAG
- the ald gene encoding alanine dehydrogenase gives MIVGIPKEIKNNESRVAITPAGVETLASAGHVVIIETGAGQASGFSDEMYKGAGAQISNRAKEVFDAAEMIMKVKEPQPQEYACFKESQVLFTFLHAAAEAEMTRTLKNKKIVGISYDTVQLADNTLPLLAPMSEIAGRMAPQIGAQYLEKPWGGKGVLLGGVPGVPPAHVVIIGAGVVGTNAAKIAVGMGARVTVFDINPARLRYLDDIFGNRLETVMSSRYAIKEAVKTADLLIGAVLIPGAKAPHLVTEDMVMEMSPGSVIVDVAIDQGGCIQTIDRITTHSDPVYLKHGVVHYSVANMPGAVARTSTLALTNATLPYAQKLAGKGWKAAARDCPALAKGINFADGKITYQAIADALGMDYVPVNEVLS, from the coding sequence ATGATAGTAGGCATACCTAAGGAAATCAAAAACAATGAGAGCCGGGTAGCTATTACTCCGGCGGGGGTGGAAACCTTGGCCAGTGCTGGCCATGTGGTTATTATTGAAACTGGGGCAGGTCAGGCTAGCGGCTTCTCAGACGAAATGTATAAAGGCGCGGGAGCGCAAATATCAAACAGGGCGAAAGAAGTATTCGATGCAGCTGAAATGATAATGAAAGTAAAAGAGCCGCAGCCCCAGGAATATGCCTGTTTTAAAGAATCACAGGTGCTCTTTACCTTCTTGCATGCCGCCGCCGAAGCAGAAATGACCAGGACTCTAAAGAATAAGAAGATAGTAGGCATATCCTACGATACAGTGCAGCTGGCGGATAATACCCTGCCCTTACTGGCGCCGATGAGTGAAATAGCAGGTCGAATGGCGCCTCAAATAGGTGCCCAATACTTAGAAAAACCATGGGGAGGAAAAGGAGTCCTCTTGGGTGGTGTGCCCGGCGTGCCGCCAGCCCATGTGGTGATAATAGGAGCTGGTGTAGTGGGGACAAACGCAGCAAAAATAGCTGTGGGAATGGGGGCCAGGGTGACTGTCTTTGATATCAACCCTGCAAGGTTAAGGTATTTAGACGATATATTTGGCAACAGGCTGGAAACCGTAATGTCAAGCCGTTATGCCATTAAAGAGGCGGTCAAGACAGCAGACCTCCTGATTGGAGCGGTATTGATTCCCGGAGCAAAGGCACCTCATTTGGTGACAGAAGATATGGTTATGGAGATGAGCCCGGGATCGGTGATAGTGGATGTGGCAATCGACCAGGGAGGTTGTATTCAAACGATAGATAGAATTACTACGCACAGCGATCCAGTCTATTTAAAGCACGGAGTAGTGCACTACAGTGTTGCAAATATGCCTGGAGCTGTAGCAAGAACCTCAACCTTAGCTTTGACCAATGCAACCTTGCCTTATGCCCAAAAACTTGCCGGCAAGGGCTGGAAAGCAGCAGCAAGAGACTGTCCTGCACTGGCCAAAGGGATAAACTTTGCAGACGGTAAAATTACCTATCAGGCAATAGCCGATGCTTTAGGTATGGATTATGTGCCCGTAAATGAGGTTTTGTCATAA
- a CDS encoding aminotransferase class III-fold pyridoxal phosphate-dependent enzyme, producing the protein MATQWEAQELTRQDKKHLWHHLTQHRVFEAVEPMIVVEGKGLILKDHQGNEYLDAVSGGVWCVNVGYGRESIAKAVYDQLVVMPYYAMTFGNPPAIALAAKLSSLMPGFQKSFFSNSGSEANEKAFKMARQYMRLKYPNKDRHKIIYRNRDYHGTTFAAVSASGQLERKAMYEPLLPGFIEIPHALCYRCHFGKTYPNCDIDCAKALEDTIKLEGEDTVGAVILEPVTAGGGIIVPVDEYFSVIAEICRKYEVLLIMDEVVNGFGRTGKWFGYQHFDITPDIITLAKGMASSYMAISATVTTSDVFNQFLGEPGDKLGYFRDISTYGGCAGGPAAALENIRIIEAENLCENSRVMGEYMLERLKELEGFEKVGEVRGKGLFAGIELVEDKKTKIPVSEAYIGKIVADAKSQGVLIGRMNRSIPNLNNVLGFSPALTATKDEIDRIVEAVKNALIKNQ; encoded by the coding sequence ATGGCTACTCAATGGGAAGCACAAGAATTGACCAGGCAGGATAAGAAACACCTGTGGCATCATTTAACCCAGCACAGAGTTTTTGAAGCGGTCGAGCCCATGATTGTAGTTGAAGGAAAAGGCTTAATCTTAAAAGATCATCAAGGCAACGAGTACTTAGACGCAGTATCTGGCGGAGTATGGTGTGTTAATGTGGGTTACGGCCGGGAGAGTATTGCCAAAGCAGTTTATGATCAGCTTGTTGTAATGCCCTATTACGCCATGACCTTTGGTAACCCGCCAGCTATCGCGTTGGCAGCAAAGCTCTCCAGTCTGATGCCGGGCTTTCAAAAATCATTCTTTTCCAACAGCGGTTCCGAAGCCAACGAAAAGGCTTTTAAAATGGCCAGACAGTATATGCGCTTAAAATATCCCAACAAGGACAGGCATAAAATCATTTACCGCAACAGGGACTATCACGGGACCACCTTTGCAGCGGTAAGCGCCAGTGGTCAATTAGAAAGAAAGGCTATGTATGAGCCGCTGTTGCCCGGGTTTATCGAAATTCCCCATGCCCTTTGTTACAGGTGCCATTTTGGCAAGACCTATCCTAATTGTGATATTGATTGCGCAAAGGCTTTGGAAGATACAATCAAGCTGGAAGGGGAAGATACAGTCGGCGCGGTTATCCTTGAGCCGGTTACAGCAGGCGGTGGCATTATTGTCCCGGTTGATGAGTATTTTTCAGTTATTGCGGAAATATGTCGCAAGTATGAAGTGCTTCTGATCATGGACGAAGTGGTAAACGGTTTCGGCCGGACGGGAAAATGGTTTGGTTACCAGCACTTTGATATTACTCCTGATATTATAACCCTGGCTAAGGGTATGGCTAGTTCCTATATGGCCATTTCCGCAACTGTAACAACTTCAGATGTTTTTAATCAGTTCTTAGGAGAACCTGGTGATAAACTGGGTTACTTCAGGGATATCAGCACCTACGGAGGCTGTGCCGGAGGGCCGGCTGCAGCCTTAGAAAACATCAGGATTATTGAAGCAGAAAATCTCTGCGAAAACAGCCGGGTGATGGGTGAATACATGTTAGAGAGGCTAAAGGAACTTGAGGGTTTCGAAAAGGTGGGAGAAGTCCGGGGCAAAGGACTTTTTGCTGGTATTGAACTTGTAGAGGACAAAAAGACCAAAATTCCTGTAAGCGAGGCCTATATCGGGAAGATTGTGGCCGATGCGAAGTCCCAAGGAGTATTAATTGGCAGGATGAATAGGAGCATCCCAAACCTTAACAACGTATTAGGATTTTCACCGGCTCTGACAGCCACCAAAGACGAGATCGACAGAATAGTTGAGGCAGTAAAAAATGCATTGATTAAAAACCAGTGA